Proteins encoded in a region of the Nocardia asteroides genome:
- a CDS encoding DUF998 domain-containing protein — protein MTCAARRCPARSNTPHNGNVAGGSQTSVRRIRPASVLVAAAIALAGLCYSSWVLQFALKIDLDPLDSFLSELDAEGKPYREVFATADLIVGASLMPAAIAGLLSFPRRGLTTVGWIALFCFGAATIADALLPLRDCTPGESGCGGPSELFPQLHQPHALTSTLAVTSIAVAAFTFDLAAFRYRRFRVLREFGLVVLVIGSLATVWMLVADNLPGNHALGIAQRIQVGAMSLWLIALAAAVVVEERERTEPG, from the coding sequence ATGACGTGTGCGGCCCGCCGCTGCCCGGCGCGCTCGAACACGCCGCACAATGGAAACGTGGCGGGTGGCTCGCAGACCTCCGTTCGGCGTATCCGACCGGCATCGGTGCTGGTCGCGGCCGCGATCGCACTCGCTGGGCTCTGCTATTCGTCCTGGGTCCTCCAATTCGCGCTGAAAATCGACCTCGACCCCCTCGACTCCTTCCTCAGCGAACTCGACGCGGAGGGCAAGCCGTACCGGGAGGTGTTCGCGACCGCGGACCTGATCGTGGGCGCATCGCTCATGCCCGCGGCCATCGCGGGGCTCCTGTCGTTTCCCCGACGCGGGTTGACCACCGTCGGCTGGATCGCGCTGTTCTGCTTCGGCGCGGCGACCATCGCCGACGCCCTGCTGCCGCTGCGCGACTGCACTCCCGGCGAGAGCGGGTGCGGCGGCCCGAGTGAACTGTTCCCGCAACTGCACCAGCCGCACGCACTGACGAGCACACTGGCCGTCACCTCGATCGCGGTCGCGGCGTTCACCTTCGACCTGGCCGCGTTCCGCTACCGGCGATTTCGGGTGCTCCGCGAATTCGGCCTGGTGGTGTTGGTGATCGGGTCGCTGGCGACGGTGTGGATGCTGGTGGCCGACAACCTGCCCGGCAACCACGCCCTCGGGATCGCGCAGCGCATTCAGGTGGGCGCGATGTCGCTGTGGTTGATCGCGCTGGCCGCGGCGGTCGTCGTGGAAGAACGGGAGCGGACCGAACCGGGCTGA
- a CDS encoding very short patch repair endonuclease, with the protein MTQRPATDAATSARMARQRRTGTDPELALRRELHRRGLRYYVDRAPIRGQRRRADLVFPRRRVAVYVDGCFWHRCPQHATDPKNNADWWAAKLAGNVARDRATDAALIAAGWHVIRVWEHEDPVSAADRVQAALSAASHPHE; encoded by the coding sequence ATGACCCAGCGGCCCGCTACCGACGCCGCCACCAGCGCCAGGATGGCGCGCCAGCGGCGCACCGGCACCGATCCCGAACTCGCGCTGCGCCGGGAACTGCACCGCCGCGGGCTGCGCTACTACGTCGACCGCGCACCGATCCGCGGGCAGCGACGACGCGCCGACCTGGTGTTCCCGCGCCGGCGAGTCGCCGTCTATGTGGACGGCTGCTTCTGGCACCGCTGCCCGCAGCACGCCACCGATCCGAAGAACAACGCCGACTGGTGGGCGGCCAAACTGGCCGGAAACGTGGCCAGGGATCGAGCCACCGACGCCGCGCTGATCGCGGCGGGATGGCACGTGATCCGCGTCTGGGAGCACGAGGATCCCGTCAGCGCGGCCGACCGCGTCCAAGCCGCGCTGTCAGCGGCGTCGCACCCGCACGAGTGA
- the dcm gene encoding DNA (cytosine-5-)-methyltransferase translates to MVGLFAGIGGLELGLGRHGWHTELLCEIEPGAQGVLAARFPDVPLHSDITRLRAIPARTELVAAGFPCQDLSQAGRTAGITGTRSGLVDEVFRLVRRKRGPRWLLIENVPFMLQLGRGAAMRHITGALDELGYTWAYRVVDARAFGLPQRRQRVLMLASRTEDPRGVLFGEDAGPRTVGDPAFDPCGFYWTEGVRGLGWAVNAVPTLKGGSALGIASPPAVRLPSGEIVTPGIADAERLQGFDAGWTAPATDVPGVRKGHRWKLVGNAVSVRMASWVGARLAAPLDPIPGDQPLAPGTPWPVAAWGHNGAAYRVPVSTWPVHEPYEDLTHFLTDAQLLSARATAGFLRRTTMGSLRFPPGFLADVESHLDRMGGWAA, encoded by the coding sequence ATGGTCGGGCTGTTCGCCGGGATCGGCGGACTCGAGCTCGGCCTCGGCAGGCACGGCTGGCACACCGAGCTGCTGTGCGAGATCGAGCCCGGCGCCCAAGGCGTGCTCGCCGCCCGATTCCCGGACGTGCCGCTGCATTCCGACATCACCCGGCTGCGCGCCATCCCGGCGAGGACGGAACTGGTCGCGGCGGGATTTCCTTGCCAGGACCTCTCCCAGGCGGGACGAACCGCCGGAATCACCGGCACGCGCTCGGGTCTGGTCGACGAAGTATTCCGGCTGGTGCGCCGCAAGCGCGGCCCACGCTGGCTGCTGATCGAGAACGTGCCGTTCATGCTGCAGCTGGGCCGCGGAGCGGCCATGCGGCACATCACCGGCGCGCTCGACGAACTCGGCTACACCTGGGCCTACCGGGTGGTGGACGCCCGCGCGTTCGGCCTGCCCCAGCGCAGACAGCGAGTGCTCATGCTGGCCTCCCGCACCGAGGACCCGCGCGGCGTGCTGTTCGGTGAAGACGCCGGTCCACGGACCGTCGGCGATCCCGCGTTCGACCCGTGCGGCTTCTACTGGACCGAGGGGGTGCGCGGCCTCGGCTGGGCGGTGAACGCGGTGCCGACGCTGAAGGGCGGCTCCGCGCTCGGCATCGCCAGCCCGCCCGCGGTGCGGCTGCCGTCCGGGGAGATCGTCACGCCCGGCATCGCCGACGCCGAACGCCTCCAGGGCTTCGACGCGGGCTGGACGGCGCCCGCGACCGACGTGCCGGGTGTGCGGAAGGGCCACCGCTGGAAGCTGGTCGGCAACGCGGTGAGCGTTCGGATGGCGTCCTGGGTGGGGGCGCGGCTGGCCGCTCCGCTCGATCCGATCCCCGGCGATCAGCCGCTGGCTCCGGGAACGCCGTGGCCGGTCGCCGCGTGGGGTCACAACGGTGCGGCTTATCGCGTGCCCGTCTCCACCTGGCCGGTGCACGAGCCCTACGAGGACCTGACCCACTTCCTCACCGACGCGCAGTTGCTCTCCGCCCGTGCGACAGCCGGATTCCTGCGCCGGACCACCATGGGCAGTCTGCGTTTTCCGCCCGGATTCCTCGCCGACGTGGAGAGCCATCTGGACCGGATGGGCGGTTGGGCGGCATGA
- a CDS encoding beta-ketoacyl-ACP synthase, which yields MPLPSSRNGQFPSVVVTSLAATTSLAADVDSTWKGLLNGDSGIDTLDDDFIDQFELPVRIGGHLKVPPTAYLDPDERRKLAYVEQLAIVLGREVWRNAGSPEVDKHRLGVSIGTGLGGPEALIHARDKLHNGGYRKVSPYTVQAMMPNGAAACVALELGARAGVSTPVSACSSGAEAIANAWRMIVMGDADVVVTGGVEGSIQAIAIAAFTMMRAMSTRNDAPKSASRPFDADRDGFVFGEAGALMVLETEEHAKARGATIHARLMGAGVTSDGFHLVAPDPEGVGAARAMTRAMRTAGLAKGDITHVNAHATATPIGDTAEARAIHQAVGDHASVYAPKSALGHSIGAVGALESVITVLSVRDEIVPPTLNLDNQDPQIELDVVHGAARPGRIDYALNNSFGFGGHNVALAFGRY from the coding sequence ATGCCTTTGCCTTCCAGCAGGAACGGACAATTCCCCTCCGTTGTGGTCACCAGCCTGGCGGCGACCACGTCTCTGGCGGCCGACGTGGACTCCACATGGAAGGGCCTGCTCAACGGCGACAGCGGCATCGACACCCTGGATGACGATTTCATCGACCAATTCGAGCTGCCGGTGCGCATCGGCGGGCATCTGAAGGTGCCGCCCACCGCGTACCTGGACCCGGACGAGCGCCGCAAGCTCGCCTACGTGGAGCAGCTGGCCATCGTGCTCGGGCGCGAGGTCTGGCGCAACGCGGGCAGCCCCGAAGTGGACAAGCACCGTCTCGGGGTGTCCATCGGCACCGGGCTCGGCGGACCCGAGGCGCTCATCCACGCTCGGGACAAGCTGCACAACGGGGGCTACCGCAAGGTTTCGCCGTACACCGTCCAGGCCATGATGCCCAACGGCGCCGCGGCATGCGTCGCGCTGGAACTCGGTGCCCGCGCGGGGGTGTCGACGCCGGTGTCGGCCTGCTCGTCCGGCGCGGAGGCGATCGCCAACGCGTGGCGGATGATCGTCATGGGTGACGCCGACGTGGTGGTCACCGGCGGCGTCGAGGGTTCGATCCAGGCCATCGCGATCGCGGCGTTCACCATGATGCGCGCCATGAGCACCCGCAACGACGCGCCGAAGAGCGCTTCGCGTCCGTTCGACGCCGACCGCGACGGTTTCGTGTTCGGCGAGGCGGGCGCGCTGATGGTGCTGGAAACCGAGGAGCACGCCAAGGCGCGCGGCGCGACCATTCATGCCCGGCTGATGGGCGCGGGCGTCACCTCCGACGGCTTCCATCTGGTCGCGCCCGACCCCGAGGGCGTCGGCGCCGCGCGCGCGATGACGCGGGCGATGCGGACGGCCGGTCTGGCCAAGGGCGACATCACGCACGTCAACGCGCACGCGACAGCCACGCCGATCGGCGATACGGCGGAGGCGCGCGCGATCCACCAGGCGGTGGGCGACCATGCGTCGGTCTACGCGCCGAAATCGGCCCTCGGTCATTCCATCGGCGCGGTCGGCGCGCTCGAATCGGTGATCACGGTGCTCAGCGTGCGGGACGAGATCGTGCCGCCCACGCTGAATCTGGACAATCAGGATCCGCAGATCGAGCTGGACGTGGTGCACGGCGCGGCCCGGCCCGGCCGTATCGATTACGCCCTGAACAACTCCTTCGGATTCGGCGGGCACAATGTAGCGCTCGCCTTCGGCCGGTACTGA
- a CDS encoding AMP-binding protein — protein MIDETFDDFLNDQGKIEIRGNRTLIDFVDKHSTENGDGLAYRFIDYSREQDGEYHELTWQQFGVRLRAVAARLQQVTQPGDRVAVLAPQGLDYVVSLFAAVYAGNIAVPLFDPEEQGHTDRLHAVLGDCKPAVILTTGSAAGGVRKFFRHLPPPERPRIIAVEAIPDSVGVSWVRPNIDIDSVAYLQYTSGSTRTPAGVEITHRAVGTNLLQMIDAIGVTENSRGVTWLPLFHDMGLLAVILPTVGGGFITIMSPSAFVRRPYRWIKELAAASDGAGTFAAAPNFAFEHAAARGKPKPGEELDLSNVIGLINGSEPVSVSSMKKFNDAFAPYGLPETAIKPCYGMAEATVFVSATKAEDKAKVVHVDRAELNAGRMVEVAPDADNAIAQVSCGYVARSQWAVIVDPEHGTERRDGEVGEIWLHGENMGIGYWGRPEETKATFRAKLAERLPEGSHAEGTPQDANWMRTGDFGAYLDGELYITGRVKDLVIVDGRNHYPQDLEFSAQECSTALRPGFVAAFSVPANELPALVFEQGSHSGLTFDAEDTSEQLVIVAERNTRAGKLESEPVADTVRAAIARRHGVMVRDVLLVPAGSIPRTSSGKIARRACRAAYLEGTLRGGHQQQAFPDAPQEWESESVVVN, from the coding sequence ATGATCGACGAAACCTTCGACGACTTTCTGAACGATCAGGGCAAGATCGAAATCCGCGGGAACAGGACCCTGATCGACTTCGTCGACAAGCACAGCACCGAGAACGGCGATGGCCTCGCCTACCGCTTCATCGACTACTCCAGGGAACAGGACGGCGAATACCACGAACTCACCTGGCAGCAGTTCGGTGTGCGCCTGCGCGCGGTGGCGGCCCGGTTGCAGCAGGTCACGCAGCCGGGGGACCGGGTGGCGGTTCTCGCCCCGCAAGGACTCGACTATGTCGTCTCGCTCTTCGCCGCGGTGTACGCGGGCAATATCGCGGTTCCGTTGTTCGATCCGGAGGAACAGGGTCACACCGATCGCTTGCACGCGGTGCTCGGTGACTGCAAACCCGCCGTGATCCTCACGACGGGTTCCGCGGCAGGCGGTGTGCGGAAGTTCTTCCGGCACCTGCCGCCGCCGGAGCGGCCGCGCATCATCGCGGTGGAGGCGATCCCGGACAGTGTCGGCGTCTCCTGGGTGCGCCCGAACATCGACATCGACAGCGTCGCCTACCTGCAGTACACGTCGGGATCCACCCGGACGCCCGCGGGTGTGGAGATCACCCACCGCGCGGTGGGCACGAATCTGCTGCAGATGATCGACGCCATCGGCGTCACGGAGAACTCGCGCGGAGTCACCTGGCTGCCGCTGTTCCACGACATGGGCCTGCTCGCGGTGATTCTGCCGACCGTCGGCGGTGGATTCATCACGATCATGTCGCCGAGCGCGTTCGTACGCCGGCCCTACCGCTGGATCAAAGAGCTTGCCGCGGCCTCCGACGGCGCTGGAACCTTCGCCGCCGCACCGAATTTCGCGTTCGAGCACGCCGCAGCGCGCGGCAAGCCCAAGCCCGGCGAGGAATTGGACCTCTCCAATGTGATCGGGCTGATCAACGGCAGCGAGCCGGTTTCGGTGTCGTCGATGAAGAAATTCAACGACGCGTTCGCGCCGTACGGATTGCCGGAGACGGCGATCAAGCCGTGCTACGGCATGGCCGAGGCGACGGTGTTCGTCTCCGCCACCAAGGCCGAGGACAAGGCGAAGGTCGTGCATGTCGATCGAGCCGAGCTGAACGCGGGGCGGATGGTCGAGGTCGCGCCGGACGCCGACAACGCGATCGCGCAGGTGTCCTGCGGTTATGTAGCGCGGTCACAGTGGGCGGTGATCGTCGACCCGGAGCACGGCACCGAGCGACGCGACGGTGAGGTCGGCGAGATCTGGCTGCACGGCGAGAACATGGGCATCGGTTACTGGGGGCGTCCCGAGGAGACGAAGGCCACTTTCCGCGCGAAATTGGCCGAGCGGCTGCCGGAGGGCAGTCACGCGGAGGGCACGCCGCAGGACGCCAACTGGATGCGCACCGGCGATTTCGGCGCGTATCTCGACGGCGAGCTGTACATCACCGGCCGGGTCAAGGACTTGGTCATCGTGGACGGCCGCAACCACTATCCGCAGGATCTGGAGTTCTCGGCCCAGGAATGCAGCACGGCGCTGCGCCCCGGCTTCGTCGCGGCGTTCTCGGTGCCTGCCAACGAATTGCCCGCGCTGGTCTTCGAGCAGGGCAGCCACTCCGGTCTGACGTTCGACGCCGAGGACACCTCCGAGCAGTTGGTGATCGTCGCGGAGCGCAACACCCGTGCGGGCAAGCTCGAGTCGGAGCCGGTCGCCGACACCGTGCGCGCCGCGATCGCGCGCCGTCACGGCGTCATGGTCCGGGACGTGCTGCTGGTGCCCGCGGGCTCGATCCCGCGCACCTCCAGCGGCAAGATCGCCCGCCGCGCCTGCCGGGCGGCCTATCTGGAAGGGACGCTGCGCGGCGGTCATCAGCAGCAAGCGTTCCCGGACGCGCCGCAGGAGTGGGAGTCCGAGAGCGTGGTCGTGAACTAG
- a CDS encoding ABC transporter ATP-binding protein/permease: protein MPTSPEVPLSAASHIPRGGVLSVALHVSSAEPEVDRTRRPAATGRLHSLRRFWPYLRPHVGILLAASGLALLAGLTAVVIPLMIARIIDGPVAHRDFAGALGPVAVVLVLGLLEAAGVWGRRWLIAAPATRFEITLRAGIFRKLQALAIGRHDAWESGQLLSRAIDDLATLRRFVSFAGPFLLIHTVIIPVGLLVLIALSPQIGLIFVVISIPLAAICIRFERRYSLASRRSQDQSGDLATTAEESAQGVRVLKAFGRGVYFGRRFTAQAHELRQTELLKARLDATLWSSMVSLPQLAIAFALGYGGYAVAHGTMTLGTLIAGITLATFLQWPIIWTGFLLAELNDARTAADRYWEIIDTPVDITDPADPVDPPEHIRGELCLDEVHFAFPEAEGEVLRGVSLRVRPGETVALVGATGSGKTALLNLIPRLYDVTGGAITIDGIDIAAMRVAGLRSLVSVAFEDPVLFSASVRENVALGDPAATDADVRRALDVAQATEFVDDLPWGLNTRIGEQGLSLSGGQRQRLALARAVLTGAGERSRIMVLDDPLSALDVETEERVQERLRTVLAHATTLLVAHRPSTAALADRVAVLADGRIVAEGTHEHLLRTSRNYRELMGGEQR from the coding sequence ATGCCAACATCACCGGAGGTCCCGCTCTCTGCCGCCAGTCACATACCTCGAGGGGGAGTTTTGTCTGTCGCGCTGCACGTTTCGTCGGCCGAACCGGAGGTCGACAGAACGCGGCGGCCCGCCGCCACGGGCCGCCTGCACTCACTGCGCCGATTCTGGCCGTACCTGCGTCCGCACGTCGGCATCCTGCTCGCCGCCAGCGGACTCGCACTGCTGGCCGGCCTGACCGCCGTCGTGATTCCGCTGATGATCGCGCGGATCATCGATGGCCCGGTCGCACATCGTGATTTCGCGGGCGCGCTCGGGCCGGTGGCCGTCGTCCTGGTGCTCGGCCTGCTGGAGGCGGCCGGCGTGTGGGGACGCCGCTGGTTGATCGCCGCTCCGGCCACTCGATTCGAGATCACTCTGCGCGCCGGGATCTTTCGCAAGCTGCAGGCGCTGGCGATCGGCAGGCACGACGCGTGGGAGTCGGGGCAGTTGCTGTCGCGTGCGATCGACGATCTGGCCACCCTGCGCCGGTTCGTCTCCTTCGCGGGGCCGTTCTTGCTCATCCACACCGTGATCATCCCGGTCGGCCTGCTCGTGTTGATCGCGCTGAGCCCGCAGATCGGCCTGATCTTCGTGGTGATCTCGATTCCATTGGCCGCCATCTGCATTCGCTTCGAGCGCCGGTATTCGCTGGCCTCGCGGCGATCGCAGGACCAGTCCGGCGACCTGGCCACCACGGCCGAGGAGTCCGCGCAGGGCGTGCGGGTGCTCAAGGCGTTCGGGCGTGGCGTGTACTTCGGCCGCCGTTTCACCGCCCAGGCGCACGAGCTGCGGCAGACCGAGTTGCTGAAAGCCCGCCTGGACGCGACGCTGTGGTCGAGCATGGTGAGCCTGCCGCAGCTGGCCATCGCGTTCGCCCTCGGCTACGGCGGTTACGCGGTGGCGCACGGCACGATGACGCTGGGCACCTTGATCGCGGGCATCACGCTGGCGACCTTCCTGCAGTGGCCGATCATCTGGACCGGCTTCCTGCTCGCCGAGCTGAACGACGCGCGTACCGCTGCCGATCGGTACTGGGAGATCATCGACACCCCGGTCGATATCACCGACCCGGCCGACCCGGTGGATCCGCCCGAGCATATTCGCGGCGAATTATGTTTGGACGAAGTGCATTTCGCTTTTCCGGAGGCCGAAGGCGAGGTACTGCGGGGCGTGTCGCTGCGAGTGCGTCCCGGTGAGACGGTGGCGCTGGTCGGTGCGACGGGTAGCGGCAAGACCGCACTGCTGAACCTGATCCCACGCCTGTACGACGTGACGGGTGGCGCCATCACCATCGATGGCATCGACATCGCGGCGATGCGAGTCGCCGGCCTGCGCTCGCTGGTGTCGGTCGCGTTCGAGGACCCGGTGCTGTTCTCCGCGAGTGTGCGGGAGAACGTCGCGCTCGGCGACCCAGCGGCCACGGACGCCGACGTGCGCCGCGCGCTGGATGTCGCGCAGGCCACCGAGTTCGTGGACGACCTGCCCTGGGGCCTGAACACGAGGATCGGCGAGCAGGGCCTGAGCTTGTCCGGCGGCCAGCGGCAGCGACTGGCGCTGGCTCGCGCGGTGCTCACCGGTGCGGGCGAGCGCAGCCGGATCATGGTGCTCGACGACCCGCTGTCCGCCCTGGACGTGGAGACCGAGGAGCGGGTGCAGGAACGCCTGCGCACCGTGCTGGCCCATGCGACGACGCTGCTGGTCGCGCATCGTCCGTCCACGGCGGCGCTGGCCGACCGGGTGGCGGTGCTCGCCGACGGCCGGATCGTCGCCGAGGGAACCCACGAGCATCTTCTGCGTACCAGCAGGAACTACCGAGAACTCATGGGAGGTGAGCAGCGATGA
- a CDS encoding ABC transporter ATP-binding protein/permease translates to MSTTAVDTEDVTPQSDPARADEAGDWRGIASEDKEVTQTGNLVLAGRSRRLLLDLVRPYRKLAALGLLLIVLDNAAMVSAPLFVAYALDTGIARGAEGNWAPLAWTVTGYLGSVLLNVVSTFTFLRVSGRLSQSVLFDLRVRSFTHMQRLSVAFHEKYTSGKVVARLTGDIETLQELLESALNQALSAILSVLTIAVLLIYLDQALAAIVLAGFVPLVVVTRWAQRRQRAGYRRTRGAIAKVVVQFVESMGGMRAVQAFRREQRNESVLAVEDAEYRQATTAAMRGMGDYAGLTKLLGNLTTVTVIVVGAWRVIEGDLAVGVLAAYLLYLNEFYGPLDQLAQVFNAYQSAAAALEKISGVLEEEPSVPEPAHPVALDKASGAVRMEKVWFGYGSAPTADSGGGDTGHASAGAPKAGEDAEAVPSDSDSDSGIFGKSDRRTRPVLPEFTLDIPAGQVIALVGATGAGKSTLAKLLTRFYDPSGGVVTLDGVDLRDLSDADLRRNVVMVTQESYLFSGSVADNIRLGRPTATDAEVYAAARAVGLYDFVQALPEGFATDVRKRGGRLSAGQRQLVAFARVFLADPAVIVLDEATSSLDIPSERLVQRALETVLRGRTAVIIAHRLSTVAIADRVLVLESGRIVEDGAPEALIAGTGRFADLHAAWRESLV, encoded by the coding sequence ATGAGTACCACGGCGGTCGACACGGAAGACGTCACTCCGCAGAGTGATCCCGCACGCGCGGACGAGGCGGGGGACTGGCGCGGCATCGCGAGCGAGGACAAGGAGGTCACCCAGACCGGCAACTTGGTGCTGGCCGGTCGTTCCCGGCGCCTGCTGCTCGATCTGGTCCGGCCCTACCGCAAGCTGGCCGCGCTCGGGCTGTTGCTCATCGTGCTGGACAACGCCGCGATGGTGTCGGCGCCGCTGTTCGTCGCCTACGCGCTGGACACCGGCATCGCGCGCGGTGCCGAGGGGAACTGGGCGCCGTTGGCCTGGACCGTGACCGGCTACCTCGGCTCGGTCCTGCTGAACGTGGTCAGCACGTTCACCTTCCTGCGCGTGTCCGGCAGGCTCAGCCAGAGCGTGCTGTTCGATCTGCGCGTGCGTTCGTTCACGCACATGCAGCGACTCAGCGTGGCCTTCCACGAGAAGTACACCTCGGGCAAGGTGGTCGCGCGGCTGACCGGTGACATCGAGACCTTGCAGGAACTGCTGGAGAGCGCGCTCAACCAGGCGCTCAGCGCGATCCTGTCGGTGCTGACCATCGCGGTGCTGCTGATCTATCTCGACCAGGCGCTCGCCGCGATCGTGCTGGCCGGTTTCGTCCCGCTGGTGGTGGTCACCCGCTGGGCGCAGCGCAGGCAGCGGGCGGGCTATCGCCGCACGCGCGGCGCGATCGCCAAGGTGGTCGTGCAGTTCGTCGAGTCGATGGGCGGCATGCGGGCGGTGCAGGCGTTCCGCCGGGAGCAGCGCAACGAGTCGGTGCTCGCGGTCGAGGACGCGGAATACCGCCAGGCCACCACCGCGGCCATGCGCGGCATGGGTGACTACGCGGGCCTGACCAAACTGCTCGGCAACCTGACCACGGTGACCGTCATCGTGGTCGGCGCCTGGCGGGTGATCGAGGGTGACCTCGCGGTCGGCGTGCTCGCGGCCTACCTGCTGTACCTCAACGAGTTCTACGGTCCGCTGGACCAACTCGCGCAGGTGTTCAACGCCTACCAGTCCGCGGCCGCCGCGCTGGAGAAGATCTCGGGTGTGCTCGAGGAGGAGCCGTCGGTGCCCGAGCCCGCGCACCCGGTGGCGTTGGACAAGGCGTCCGGCGCGGTGCGGATGGAGAAGGTGTGGTTCGGCTACGGAAGCGCGCCCACGGCCGATTCCGGTGGTGGCGATACCGGTCATGCCTCGGCCGGGGCGCCGAAGGCGGGGGAAGACGCCGAGGCGGTGCCGTCGGACTCGGACTCGGACTCGGGAATCTTCGGCAAGTCCGACCGCCGCACGCGACCGGTGCTGCCGGAGTTCACCCTGGACATTCCCGCCGGGCAGGTGATCGCGCTGGTGGGTGCGACCGGTGCGGGCAAGTCGACACTGGCGAAGTTGCTGACGCGGTTCTACGACCCGTCCGGCGGCGTGGTCACCCTGGACGGCGTCGACCTGCGTGATCTTTCCGACGCCGACCTGCGCCGCAACGTGGTGATGGTCACCCAGGAGTCCTACTTGTTCTCCGGTTCGGTGGCCGACAACATCCGGCTGGGCAGGCCCACGGCCACCGACGCGGAGGTGTACGCCGCGGCGCGCGCGGTCGGTCTGTACGACTTCGTGCAGGCGCTGCCCGAGGGCTTCGCCACCGACGTGCGCAAGCGCGGCGGCAGGCTCTCGGCCGGGCAGCGGCAGCTGGTCGCGTTCGCACGGGTGTTCCTGGCCGATCCCGCCGTGATCGTGCTGGACGAGGCCACCTCGAGCCTGGACATCCCCAGTGAACGGCTGGTGCAGCGGGCGCTGGAGACCGTGCTGCGCGGGCGCACGGCGGTGATCATCGCCCACCGGTTGTCCACGGTGGCGATCGCCGACCGGGTGCTGGTGCTCGAGTCCGGCCGGATCGTCGAGGACGGCGCGCCGGAAGCCCTGATCGCGGGGACCGGCCGGTTCGCCGACCTGCACGCCGCCTGGCGGGAGTCGCTCGTGTGA
- a CDS encoding putative glycolipid-binding domain-containing protein, whose product MTTPASDPERPAASPQESRWPAILTWRAHDATRMESVRVQLNGNRIRAAGRMIGGASADHPAFSASYDLVTDENGATKRLSLRTTTAAGERHASIARDEENYWLVDAGGNHVRSTFAGALDVDVVLSPFFNTLPIRRYDLQHAVEEVQVPVVYVRLPDLLVQEATLIYSSAAGGISVLSPVSSATVTVDADGFLLDYPGLAERI is encoded by the coding sequence GTGACGACCCCAGCCTCCGACCCCGAGCGCCCCGCCGCGAGCCCGCAGGAATCCCGGTGGCCGGCGATCCTCACCTGGCGCGCCCACGACGCGACGCGGATGGAGTCGGTGCGGGTGCAACTCAACGGCAACCGCATCCGCGCCGCCGGGCGCATGATCGGCGGCGCGAGCGCGGACCACCCCGCGTTCAGCGCCTCCTACGACCTGGTCACCGACGAGAACGGCGCGACCAAACGACTGTCGCTGCGTACCACGACCGCCGCCGGTGAGCGGCACGCCTCGATCGCCCGCGACGAGGAGAACTACTGGCTCGTCGACGCGGGCGGCAACCACGTCCGCTCCACCTTCGCCGGGGCACTCGACGTGGACGTGGTGCTCAGCCCGTTCTTCAACACCCTGCCGATCCGGCGCTACGACCTGCAGCACGCGGTCGAGGAAGTCCAGGTCCCGGTGGTCTATGTGCGCCTGCCCGACCTGCTCGTGCAGGAGGCCACGCTGATCTACAGCAGCGCCGCCGGCGGCATCAGCGTGCTGTCGCCGGTCTCCAGCGCGACGGTCACGGTGGACGCGGACGGTTTCCTCCTGGACTACCCGGGCCTGGCCGAGCGGATCTGA